ttttttaccataatttatataaaacttgtctattttaaatttgtataaatcatttttcttaaataataattaagtttatgtcccttaaaaaaaaaaaaactaactttgtACAATAAAACTAGAGGTAGTTCCATTGTTTACTTTTATGCAaacaatttatatatgttttttttataagacgGCATTCTATTATGGGACATGGATAGAGATAAAGAAATTAGTTCCAAATAAACccgatttttttcttcttttttcacctATTTGTACCGTTACTAATTACTTTGAAACGTTTGTTAATGAATCTCACCCcttcctcatatatatatagatatatatcatCTTTTTAGTTCAACATAGTTAagcttgtttaaaaaaaaaaaagaaatcctttatttaataattattggcCATGCAGTAATATTGCCGCATGCGGGCGCCATTTTGTGGGCGACGGAATAACGTACGTGAATTAGAACGTGCAAATTAACTTCATACGTGCGTACTTGTACTAATTCTACCTTGACTCAAAACTcaaagttcatatatatatatatatataactgagATCAGATCTTGCATGTCCAGAAAccgattaatatatatagaactCATTTTCCTGTTTGTTCAAAATAAGGAAACAGTTTCATCATCATCGTCGTCGTTCATATATCAATGGCAGATGCAGCAAAGAGGTACGTACGTACAGTACGTAGTactgtttctttcttttgatttttcgCCTTCCATTCAATCGGctctaaatttaattatatcatGAGCACTGCTCttacatttcataattataGGATTAAgattaatttcttatatatatatatatatatatatatatattttttttttggtcctaAAACGGTTAATTATTAAgatataatgtaatataataaGCACAACATGATGTGGTTTCTATCCATATAAACATTTTATGCCATGTTTTTTTATACATTGGGTTTATCTCTCAAAACTGTATAAAGATTTTGACTCTGAAATATTTTAAGGTATTTTCGTCCACAATCAGCAATATCGATCTTGTTAAGATATAATCTTTATATAccaaaatctatattttttaattaggaACAAgtgataatttaaataaatctgTAATCAGCTTTAATCCCGACCTCTGCTAATTACTTAAATATAAGTTGGATTGATCTATTAATTTCATGATCAGGTACGCAGTTGTTACGGGATCAAATAAGGGGCTTGGATTCGAAACAGTAAGGCAATTAGCATCCAAGGGAATAAAGGTTTTGCTAACTGctagagatgagaagaagggCCTCGAAGCTCTTCATGCCTTGAAGGAGTCTGGTCTTTCTAACGACGTCGTTTTTCATCAGCTTGATGTGGCTGACCCAGCAAGTGTTGCTTCAATGGCGGATTTCGTCAAAACGCACTTCCGAAAGCTTGATATCTtggtgtgtgtgtatatatatatattgagtggCAAAAAAACACAACAATCAAAATTACTTAATTTCTTATCAATAACTCAAAAAACTTTAAGGTTGTACTcaaaactagctagctagctagctcggtgataaaaagaaaagaaaagaaaagaaatattgcTTGTTATGATATtgtgaaaaaaatgagaaactAATTAAAAGAAACAATGCATGCAAGCTACATGCATGGTCATGAAAAGTAAGGGCTAGCTGATTTCCATCCTGCAGTATGCTGCTGCTTACATCTCTCATGAAAGTAGAGAATGAACGATGATCGAGATCAAATCTAATTAGaaacaatgaagaaaaaaaaataaaaaatgtaacaACTGTCATGACCATCATCTGCACTGCATGCATCGTGTACGTGCAGGTGAACAACGCAGGGATTTTGGGAGCCAAAATAGACTTCGACGTCATGGCGTCTTTTATCAAGGCGCCAAATGCAGATGTGCAggtatatatataggttttgatattctacatatatatgattatgaataataatttgTGCAGACTCACGATCACGCACAaaccttacatatatatatatatatacacattaatgttgttgtgcataaattatataGGAACAAGCAACAGCAGCAGTCAATCTTAGTGAAATAATGTCTCAAACTTATGAGTCAGCAGAAGAATGCGTGCAAACCAACTACTATGGTGCTAAAAGAGTAGTAGAGTTCCTTCTCCCCCTCCTCCAATTGTCTGACTCACCAAGAATCGTGAACGTTACCACCTCTGCTGGAAAGTtagaggtatatatatataacatataatattgtattctgaaaaatactattcatcatcatcttttgatatatataacatgAATTAGATTATTAACTGATAAttagtgaaaaataataaacaattgaTATTGATTAGTTTTTTGTTGTCTTCGATCGTTTGGTCATGTTTTAGAACATAAATAACGAATGGGCTAAAGGACTATTAATTGATGACAAGAGGCTAACAGAAGAGAGACTGGATGAAGTACTGCATCAGTTTCTGAAAGATACGAAGGAGGGTTCCTTGGAAACCAAAGGCTGGCCTCCTCATACATCTGCTTATGTTGTCTCCAAAGCTGCTCTGAATTCCTACACAAGACTTCTTGCCAAGAGATACCCCAATTTCTGCATCAACAGCGTCTGCCCTGGCTTTGTCAAAACCGATATAACCAACAACACCGGTATCTTGTCTGCTGCTGAAGGTGCTTCATATTTTGTGAGGTTGGCGCTGCTACCGAAGGGTGGTCCATCGGGCGTCTTCTTTCGTCAGCAAGAAGCAACACTTTATTAGATTGAAAATTAGATCCTTAATCCATTTCATATGGACCGGAtcgattaaataaaaattgttgttcttcatcttagattcaatcatctccaagtaagtcttttgttatttttagcTAGTCGCATTAGTTGATGTGACTTGTGCATGATCTCAAGTGGCTGTCTAGCTAGCTTAGAAATAATGGGTTCATTGGTAAGTCTTGTGATTTTCTATGAACTCTC
This genomic interval from Carya illinoinensis cultivar Pawnee chromosome 2, C.illinoinensisPawnee_v1, whole genome shotgun sequence contains the following:
- the LOC122298378 gene encoding (+)-neomenthol dehydrogenase-like, which codes for MADAAKRYAVVTGSNKGLGFETVRQLASKGIKVLLTARDEKKGLEALHALKESGLSNDVVFHQLDVADPASVASMADFVKTHFRKLDILVNNAGILGAKIDFDVMASFIKAPNADVQEQATAAVNLSEIMSQTYESAEECVQTNYYGAKRVVEFLLPLLQLSDSPRIVNVTTSAGKLENINNEWAKGLLIDDKRLTEERLDEVLHQFLKDTKEGSLETKGWPPHTSAYVVSKAALNSYTRLLAKRYPNFCINSVCPGFVKTDITNNTGILSAAEGASYFVRLALLPKGGPSGVFFRQQEATLY